A genomic stretch from Arthrobacter sp. KBS0702 includes:
- a CDS encoding glycosyltransferase, which produces MRKGRFNRAVGIFIALIASGAAALLWIAVAAGGPALSESPAQGIFFGFWSILYNTDAPAPRIILAAIAMALLLAAGVAAVDRRIANRSRRSLDPLTGPLAPRVVMSATRGVYAGPVRVTVLIPAHNEEVSLPLTITSLLEQSRRPDRVIVVADNCSDSTVFVAREAGVEVIESVNNTQKKAGALNQVLQGLLPELGDNDVVMVMDADTRLDDGFLAAAVDRFANDRALMAVGGLFYGEEGHGLIGQFQRNEYLRYSREIGRRRGRVFVLTGTASMFRARALRTVAASRGSSIPGTPGLVYDTAALTEDNELTIALKSLGGLMISPEQCTVVTELMPSWRTLWAQRLRWQRGALENIGAYGITPPTLRYWAQQLGIGYGVIALGSYLLLIFLMVVSLDTWIWFPFWLGLGALFMVERVATVWKGGWRASLLAVTLFPELFFDMFLNVVYLKGVADISLGRTASWKHVTPVRVPENFGAERR; this is translated from the coding sequence ATGCGTAAAGGGAGATTTAACCGGGCTGTTGGCATCTTCATCGCCCTGATTGCCAGCGGCGCAGCCGCCCTCCTCTGGATCGCCGTCGCCGCCGGCGGCCCGGCGCTGAGTGAATCCCCTGCGCAGGGCATTTTCTTCGGCTTCTGGAGCATCCTCTACAACACGGATGCACCGGCGCCCCGCATCATCCTGGCCGCAATCGCCATGGCACTGCTCCTGGCCGCCGGGGTCGCAGCGGTGGACCGGCGGATCGCCAACCGGTCGCGCCGCTCGCTGGACCCGCTCACCGGCCCGCTCGCGCCCCGCGTGGTGATGTCGGCGACGCGCGGCGTGTACGCCGGCCCCGTCAGGGTCACCGTACTCATCCCGGCCCACAACGAGGAAGTCTCGCTGCCGCTGACCATCACCTCCCTGCTGGAGCAGTCCCGCCGTCCCGACCGCGTCATCGTTGTGGCCGACAACTGCAGCGACTCCACGGTGTTCGTCGCCCGGGAGGCCGGCGTCGAGGTGATCGAATCGGTCAACAACACCCAGAAGAAGGCCGGCGCGCTGAACCAGGTGCTCCAGGGGCTGCTGCCCGAGCTCGGCGACAACGACGTCGTGATGGTCATGGACGCGGATACCCGGCTCGACGACGGCTTCCTGGCGGCCGCGGTGGACCGGTTCGCCAACGACCGGGCGCTGATGGCCGTCGGCGGCCTGTTTTACGGTGAGGAGGGGCACGGACTGATCGGCCAGTTCCAGCGCAACGAGTACCTTCGCTACAGCCGGGAGATCGGGCGGCGGCGCGGCCGCGTCTTCGTGCTGACCGGCACCGCCTCCATGTTCCGTGCCCGCGCGCTGCGCACCGTGGCCGCCAGCCGCGGCTCCTCGATCCCGGGCACCCCCGGCCTGGTCTACGACACCGCTGCCCTCACCGAGGACAACGAGCTGACGATCGCGTTGAAGTCCCTGGGCGGGCTGATGATCTCGCCTGAGCAGTGCACCGTAGTGACCGAATTGATGCCCAGCTGGCGCACCCTCTGGGCGCAGCGGCTGCGCTGGCAGCGCGGGGCGCTGGAGAACATCGGCGCCTACGGCATCACGCCGCCCACCCTGCGCTACTGGGCCCAACAGCTTGGGATCGGCTACGGCGTGATCGCCCTGGGCTCCTACCTGCTGCTGATCTTCCTGATGGTGGTCTCGCTGGACACCTGGATCTGGTTCCCGTTCTGGCTGGGACTGGGTGCCCTGTTCATGGTCGAACGGGTCGCCACGGTCTGGAAGGGCGGCTGGCGGGCGAGCCTTCTGGCCGTGACCCTATTCCCGGAGCTGTTCTTCGACATGTTCCTGAACGTCGTCTACCTCAAGGGCGTCGCCGATATCTCGCTGGGCCGGACCGCCAGCTGGAAACACGTCACCCCTGTCCGGGTGCCCGAGAATTTCGGAGCCGAACGCCGATGA
- a CDS encoding ExeM/NucH family extracellular endonuclease produces MKITYWKTALGTALSAGLIAAPLTAVPAVALEVSPAAAGTSPVVINEVYLSGGSAGAAYKNKFVELYNTSDAPVALDGWSIQYRSAPGTTAPSTTAPLTGTIAGKGYYLLKGGSNGTVGLDLPAADASATGFNPAGAGGTIVLAKQSTALNPLATGSVVEPANVADLLGYGTSNTFETQAATAPSGNTDVKSMNRSGGADSNNNSADFALNAAITPKAANGVADPGPVDPGPVTPPALRSIAEIQGTGNASPLAGTSVTTRGKVTAAFPTGGFAGFYLQTPGTGGDLTPANHTASDAIFVYAPSAVAAVQIGDYVEVTGDVAEYYGMTQLNVAGTAGVTKLTEAAPEVKPTGFSLPADEAFRESLEAMLLTPQGPVTVADNYSLNQYGEIGLAGGTTPLEQPTAVAPYGSAEYTATVAANAARGIKLDDGASTNFLKDATTKALTLPYLTTADHVRVGAPVTFKTNVVLSYANNSWKFQPLTQLTAANADTVQPAGIGATRAEGPAAVGGNLKIASFNVLNYFPTTGDTIAGCKFYTDRAGNPITVSGGCNVRGAANAENFKRQQDKIVAAISKSGADVVTLMEVENSAQFGKNRDDALSKLVDALNIATPGIWDYVRTPANAPPLTDEDMIRTAFIYKKAAAEPVGESIIHNDTVAFASARKPLAQVFKPVGAADDKKFIAIANHFKSKGSAATPDDTDKGQGNSNLARTAQAQSLLAFSDELQKSKGTNKVFLIGDFNSYAKEDPINVLTGAGYVNQDDKAKNADGSAKHSYLFGGLVGSLDHILASPAANAIVTGADIWNINSVESVALEYSRYNNNVTDYYVPNQFRASDHDPVVVGLNLPTVPASVDLNFLGINDFHGRIDSNTVLFAGTIEKLRAAAAPGATAFLSAGDNIGASLFASSVAKDQPTIDVLNALELRTSAVGNHEFDGGWADLRDRVIAGGSNAKFPYTGANVYKKGTTEPALPEYTVLDMNGIKVAVIGTVTQEVPSLVTPAGITDLEFGDPVDAINRVAAKIKADKLADVIIVENHDGAGSGTPEGATLEQEVAAGGPFAKMATEVTPDVAAIFNGHTHKQYAWDAPVLDSAGQPTGKTRPIVQTGNYGEFIGQIQLTIDTKTMSVTGYKAANVKRTTDAAAGLVATYPRVAAVKAIVDKAVADAAVIGNQPVGKVTADVTTAFGGSPAVRDDRSSESTLGNLVADSLVDALKAPEVGSAEIGVVNPGGLRNELYYAPDGTITYAEANAVLPFVNNLWTTTLTGAQFKTLLEQQWQTNPDGTVPSRAYQQLGLSKNVNYTYDAARAAGDRITAIRVNGALIDPAKSYRIGTFSFLATGGDNFRIFKEGAATKDSGLVDRDAWIKYLQAHNPVSPDFARRSVAVVNTTAAEVKGGDTITLAVSKLDLTSLGSPANTSLRAEFIDAAGTVTALGSVPVTAGAASVSVLVPAGAAAGGGTLVLTAVESGTVVKAEVLVAASVPVPPQCTAPVKPKRPADLVGQANYGTAMAAYRHCLKG; encoded by the coding sequence ATGAAAATCACCTATTGGAAAACAGCGCTGGGCACAGCTCTGTCCGCGGGGCTCATCGCAGCGCCGCTGACAGCTGTGCCTGCCGTCGCACTGGAGGTCTCGCCGGCAGCCGCCGGAACTTCGCCGGTCGTCATCAATGAGGTCTATCTCAGCGGCGGCAGCGCCGGAGCGGCTTACAAGAACAAGTTCGTCGAGTTGTACAACACCTCGGACGCCCCCGTCGCCCTGGACGGCTGGTCCATCCAGTACCGCTCCGCGCCGGGCACCACCGCCCCGTCCACCACGGCTCCGCTTACCGGCACCATCGCCGGCAAGGGGTACTACCTGCTCAAGGGCGGCAGCAACGGTACCGTCGGACTGGACCTGCCCGCCGCCGACGCTTCCGCGACCGGGTTCAACCCGGCCGGCGCGGGCGGAACGATCGTCCTGGCTAAGCAGTCCACGGCCCTGAACCCGCTTGCCACCGGCTCCGTCGTCGAACCCGCCAACGTGGCCGACCTGCTCGGTTACGGGACCTCCAACACCTTCGAAACCCAGGCAGCAACGGCGCCGTCGGGCAACACGGACGTCAAGAGCATGAACCGCAGCGGCGGAGCGGACAGCAACAACAACTCTGCCGACTTCGCCCTGAACGCCGCCATCACCCCCAAGGCCGCCAACGGCGTCGCCGATCCGGGCCCCGTTGATCCGGGCCCCGTCACGCCGCCTGCCCTCAGGAGCATCGCCGAGATCCAGGGCACCGGCAACGCCAGCCCGCTCGCCGGAACGTCGGTGACTACCCGAGGCAAGGTCACCGCGGCCTTCCCAACCGGCGGTTTCGCCGGTTTCTATCTCCAGACGCCCGGCACCGGCGGCGATCTGACGCCCGCCAACCACACGGCGTCGGACGCCATCTTCGTCTACGCGCCGTCCGCCGTCGCCGCGGTGCAGATCGGCGACTACGTCGAGGTCACGGGCGATGTTGCCGAGTACTACGGCATGACCCAACTCAACGTCGCCGGCACGGCCGGGGTCACCAAGCTGACCGAGGCCGCCCCCGAGGTCAAGCCCACCGGCTTCTCCCTCCCGGCCGACGAGGCGTTCCGCGAATCCCTTGAGGCCATGCTGCTGACACCGCAGGGGCCGGTGACGGTTGCGGACAACTACTCGCTCAACCAGTACGGCGAAATCGGCCTGGCCGGCGGTACCACCCCGCTGGAGCAGCCCACCGCCGTCGCCCCTTACGGCTCCGCCGAATACACCGCCACCGTCGCGGCCAACGCCGCCCGCGGCATCAAGCTCGACGACGGCGCCAGCACCAACTTCCTCAAGGACGCCACCACCAAGGCCCTGACGCTGCCGTACCTGACCACCGCGGACCACGTCCGGGTCGGCGCGCCGGTGACGTTCAAGACCAATGTGGTGCTCAGCTACGCCAACAACTCCTGGAAGTTCCAGCCGTTGACCCAGCTGACCGCCGCCAATGCGGACACCGTCCAGCCGGCCGGCATCGGCGCCACCCGCGCTGAAGGCCCGGCAGCTGTGGGCGGCAACCTCAAGATCGCCTCGTTCAACGTGCTGAACTACTTCCCCACCACCGGCGACACGATCGCCGGCTGCAAGTTCTACACCGACCGGGCGGGGAACCCGATCACCGTCAGCGGCGGCTGCAACGTCCGCGGCGCCGCCAACGCGGAGAACTTCAAGCGCCAGCAGGACAAGATCGTCGCCGCCATCTCCAAGTCCGGCGCGGATGTCGTCACCCTGATGGAGGTCGAAAACTCGGCCCAGTTCGGCAAGAACCGCGACGACGCCCTGTCGAAGCTGGTTGACGCCCTGAACATCGCCACGCCCGGCATCTGGGACTACGTCCGCACCCCCGCGAACGCACCCCCGCTGACGGACGAGGACATGATCCGCACCGCGTTCATCTACAAAAAGGCCGCGGCCGAGCCGGTGGGCGAGTCCATCATCCACAACGACACGGTCGCCTTCGCCAGCGCCCGCAAGCCGCTGGCCCAGGTCTTCAAGCCCGTCGGCGCCGCCGATGACAAGAAGTTCATCGCGATCGCCAACCACTTCAAGTCCAAGGGCTCGGCGGCCACGCCGGATGACACGGACAAGGGCCAGGGCAATTCGAACCTCGCCCGCACGGCCCAGGCGCAGTCCTTGCTGGCCTTCTCCGACGAACTGCAGAAGTCCAAGGGCACCAACAAAGTGTTCCTGATCGGTGACTTCAACTCCTACGCCAAGGAGGACCCGATCAACGTCCTCACCGGCGCGGGGTACGTCAACCAGGACGACAAGGCCAAAAACGCCGACGGCAGCGCCAAGCACTCCTACCTCTTCGGCGGCCTGGTGGGCTCTCTGGACCACATCCTCGCCTCACCGGCGGCCAACGCCATCGTCACCGGCGCTGATATCTGGAACATCAACTCGGTGGAATCCGTGGCGCTGGAGTACAGCCGCTACAACAACAACGTCACCGACTACTACGTGCCGAACCAGTTCCGCGCCAGCGACCACGATCCGGTGGTGGTGGGACTGAACCTGCCCACCGTCCCGGCCAGCGTTGACCTGAACTTCCTGGGCATCAACGACTTCCACGGCCGCATCGATTCCAACACCGTGCTGTTCGCGGGAACCATCGAGAAGCTCCGGGCGGCCGCGGCCCCCGGCGCCACCGCGTTCCTCTCCGCCGGAGACAACATCGGCGCCTCGCTGTTCGCCTCCTCCGTCGCCAAGGACCAGCCGACCATCGATGTGCTGAACGCCCTCGAGCTGCGCACCTCCGCGGTGGGCAACCACGAGTTCGACGGCGGCTGGGCCGACCTGCGCGACCGGGTCATCGCCGGCGGCAGCAACGCGAAGTTCCCGTACACGGGCGCCAACGTCTACAAGAAGGGCACCACCGAGCCGGCGCTGCCGGAATACACCGTGCTGGACATGAACGGGATCAAGGTCGCTGTGATCGGCACCGTCACGCAGGAAGTGCCCTCCCTGGTCACCCCTGCGGGCATCACCGATCTCGAATTCGGCGACCCCGTCGACGCGATCAACCGTGTTGCCGCGAAGATCAAGGCTGACAAGCTCGCCGACGTCATCATTGTGGAAAACCATGACGGCGCCGGGTCCGGCACTCCCGAAGGCGCCACCCTGGAGCAGGAAGTCGCCGCCGGCGGCCCCTTCGCCAAGATGGCCACCGAGGTCACCCCGGATGTTGCTGCGATCTTCAACGGCCACACCCACAAGCAGTACGCGTGGGACGCCCCCGTGCTGGATTCTGCCGGGCAGCCCACGGGCAAGACCCGTCCGATCGTCCAGACCGGCAACTACGGCGAGTTCATCGGCCAGATCCAGCTCACTATCGACACCAAGACCATGTCCGTCACCGGCTACAAGGCGGCCAACGTCAAGCGGACCACAGATGCGGCGGCCGGCCTGGTTGCCACGTACCCGCGGGTAGCCGCGGTGAAAGCCATCGTGGACAAGGCCGTCGCCGACGCAGCCGTGATCGGCAATCAGCCGGTCGGCAAGGTCACCGCGGATGTCACGACGGCGTTCGGCGGCTCCCCCGCCGTGCGTGACGACCGCTCAAGCGAATCCACCCTGGGCAACCTCGTGGCGGACTCCCTCGTGGACGCCCTCAAGGCACCCGAGGTCGGCTCCGCCGAGATCGGCGTCGTCAACCCGGGCGGCCTGCGCAACGAGCTGTACTACGCGCCGGACGGCACCATCACCTACGCCGAGGCCAACGCGGTCCTGCCGTTCGTGAACAACCTCTGGACCACCACACTCACCGGTGCGCAGTTCAAGACGCTGCTGGAACAGCAGTGGCAGACCAACCCGGACGGCACGGTCCCCAGCCGCGCCTACCAGCAGCTGGGCCTGTCCAAGAACGTCAATTACACCTACGACGCGGCCCGCGCCGCCGGTGACCGGATCACCGCGATCCGGGTCAACGGCGCGCTGATCGACCCGGCGAAGTCCTACCGGATCGGAACGTTCAGCTTCCTGGCAACCGGCGGCGACAACTTCCGGATCTTCAAGGAGGGCGCCGCCACCAAGGACTCGGGACTCGTGGACCGTGACGCGTGGATCAAGTACCTGCAGGCCCACAATCCGGTCTCGCCCGACTTCGCCCGGCGTTCAGTGGCCGTGGTGAACACCACCGCGGCCGAGGTCAAGGGCGGGGACACCATCACCCTGGCGGTCTCCAAGCTGGACCTCACCTCACTCGGCAGCCCGGCCAACACCTCGCTGCGGGCCGAGTTCATCGATGCGGCGGGTACCGTGACCGCGCTCGGCAGCGTGCCGGTGACCGCTGGTGCGGCCTCGGTGAGCGTGTTGGTGCCGGCCGGCGCCGCCGCCGGCGGGGGCACCCTGGTGCTTACCGCCGTCGAGTCCGGCACCGTGGTGAAGGCGGAGGTGCTGGTCGCGGCCAGCGTGCCGGTCCCGCCGCAGTGCACCGCACCGGTGAAGCCAAAGCGGCCCGCGGACCTCGTGGGCCAGGCCAACTACGGCACGGCAATGGCGGCCTACCGCCATTGCCTGAAGGGCTAG
- a CDS encoding VOC family protein — protein sequence MNISLQYAQITVNDLDESLAFYRDVLGLEVRNDVGSDGHRWVTLGSAAQPDLEIVLSPPHAGRSQDDGDALQQLLTKGVLPVIVFRTDDLDATFEAVRSAGAEVLQEPIVQPWGPRDCAFRDPSGNMVRFNQA from the coding sequence ATGAACATTTCATTGCAGTACGCACAAATCACTGTCAACGACCTTGACGAGTCGCTCGCCTTCTACCGCGACGTACTCGGCCTGGAGGTACGCAACGACGTCGGCTCGGACGGGCACCGCTGGGTCACCCTTGGCAGCGCGGCCCAGCCGGATCTGGAGATCGTGCTTTCGCCCCCGCATGCGGGCCGCTCGCAGGACGACGGCGACGCGCTCCAGCAGCTGCTCACCAAGGGCGTCCTGCCCGTGATCGTGTTCCGCACCGACGACCTGGATGCCACCTTCGAGGCCGTCCGTTCCGCCGGCGCCGAAGTCCTCCAGGAGCCCATCGTCCAGCCGTGGGGGCCGCGCGACTGCGCCTTCCGCGACCCGTCCGGCAACATGGTCCGCTTCAACCAGGCCTGA
- a CDS encoding helix-turn-helix transcriptional regulator: MTPQELANLAHLRRARDLIDRGYARPLDVPTMAAGALMSPAHFSRQFKAAYGETPYNYLMTRRIERAMALLRAGASVTDACMEVGCTSLGSFSSRFTEIVGMTPSAYRDREHRAVKAMPSCVARLHTRPPRKPSRIEEALAVPLP; this comes from the coding sequence ATGACACCGCAGGAGCTAGCCAACCTGGCCCACCTGCGCCGGGCGCGGGACCTGATCGACCGCGGCTACGCCCGGCCCCTCGACGTGCCCACCATGGCCGCCGGCGCGCTGATGTCCCCGGCGCACTTTTCCCGCCAGTTCAAGGCCGCCTACGGCGAGACGCCGTACAACTACCTCATGACGCGGCGGATCGAACGCGCCATGGCGCTGTTGCGGGCCGGCGCCAGCGTAACCGACGCCTGCATGGAAGTCGGCTGTACCTCACTGGGTTCGTTCAGTTCGCGGTTCACCGAAATCGTCGGAATGACTCCCAGCGCCTACCGGGACCGGGAGCACCGTGCGGTCAAGGCCATGCCGTCCTGCGTCGCCCGGCTGCACACGCGGCCGCCGCGCAAACCGAGCAGGATTGAAGAAGCACTGGCAGTGCCGCTCCCCTAG
- a CDS encoding universal stress protein, which yields MAVNDSFRIVVGVDGSEQSRAAMDWAVEEARLRHGEILALTAWNFPYVTDALGQAWDYEVFQSDARAILEEELARVGNSGVKITGRLVQSSPASALVEASRDAELVAVGSRGHGGFTGMMLGSVSTQTVHHAHCPVLVFREGTAVSAQPSPGG from the coding sequence ATGGCAGTGAACGACAGTTTCAGGATCGTTGTTGGAGTGGACGGTTCGGAGCAATCCCGGGCAGCCATGGACTGGGCGGTCGAGGAAGCCCGGCTGCGCCACGGCGAGATCCTGGCCCTTACGGCGTGGAACTTCCCCTACGTCACTGACGCCCTGGGCCAGGCCTGGGATTACGAGGTTTTCCAGTCAGATGCCCGGGCCATCCTCGAGGAGGAGCTTGCCCGCGTAGGAAACTCCGGGGTGAAGATCACGGGACGCCTGGTGCAAAGCAGTCCTGCCTCGGCGCTGGTGGAAGCCTCCCGGGACGCCGAGCTAGTGGCCGTGGGCTCGCGCGGCCATGGCGGATTCACCGGCATGATGCTCGGTTCCGTGTCGACTCAAACGGTCCACCACGCCCACTGCCCGGTGCTGGTGTTCCGCGAAGGAACCGCGGTTAGTGCCCAGCCGTCACCCGGCGGGTGA
- a CDS encoding TetR/AcrR family transcriptional regulator C-terminal domain-containing protein, with protein MSSAEKPPPTPAAGSNPPPGTKKRLSRELVLSAALALVDAEGLDALTMRRLGQELGRDPMSLYRYAENRAALLDGVSELVLNELDIVPDDPDWQAQLRRIAHGLRGLALRHPNVVPLLVTRPLSTPLGLRPLGTLRPLEQILSLLIEAGFAPADALHVYRAYYGYLYGHILNELQEFIVDPEENEALLRLGLHRLPPKEFPHIRSLAPVLADYDGMAELDEGITILLAGLAARLSPGRGRPQP; from the coding sequence ATGTCCTCCGCAGAAAAGCCGCCGCCCACCCCGGCCGCCGGCAGTAACCCGCCGCCCGGCACCAAAAAACGCCTCAGCCGGGAGCTTGTGCTGTCCGCGGCGTTGGCGCTGGTCGATGCCGAGGGACTCGACGCACTCACCATGCGCCGGCTCGGGCAGGAACTCGGCAGGGACCCAATGAGCCTGTACCGTTACGCCGAAAACCGCGCGGCCCTGCTCGACGGCGTCTCTGAGCTCGTACTGAACGAATTGGACATCGTCCCCGATGACCCGGACTGGCAGGCGCAGCTCCGGCGCATCGCCCACGGCTTGCGCGGCCTGGCGCTCCGGCACCCAAACGTCGTACCGCTGCTCGTCACCCGCCCGCTGTCCACCCCGCTGGGCCTGCGCCCCCTGGGCACGCTGCGACCGCTGGAACAGATTCTCTCCCTGCTGATCGAGGCCGGCTTCGCCCCGGCGGATGCGCTGCATGTCTATCGCGCCTACTACGGCTACCTGTACGGCCACATCCTCAACGAACTGCAGGAGTTCATCGTGGACCCCGAAGAGAACGAAGCCCTCCTCCGTCTTGGCCTGCACCGGTTGCCGCCGAAGGAATTTCCGCACATCCGGTCCCTCGCCCCCGTGCTCGCAGACTACGACGGGATGGCCGAATTAGACGAAGGCATCACGATCCTGCTCGCGGGTCTGGCGGCCCGCCTCTCCCCCGGGCGGGGACGGCCACAACCCTGA